The following coding sequences lie in one Pseudomonas monsensis genomic window:
- the selB gene encoding selenocysteine-specific translation elongation factor, producing MIVGTAGHIDHGKTSLLQALTGQTGDRRPQERERGMTIDLGYLYAELEPGTGLTGFIDVPGHEKFTHNMLAGAQGIDLVLLVVAADDGVMPQTREHLAIVELLGISRAVVAITKCDRAEAGRVEEVQRQVLDLLAPGPFAEAPIMTVSSLSGQGIEALRELLVQTQSEVHERSREGGFRLAIDRAFSVAGAGIVVTGTALSGAVTIGDKLTLGPSGKTVRVRGLHAQNQAAEQAFAGQRVALNLSGERLELAQIHRGQWLLSEWLHAPTQRVDIDFHLLPGERTFEHFHPVHVHLGTQDVIARVALLEGPRLSPGERMFAQLLINVPVQALKGDRLILRDQSAQRTLGGGQVLDPFAPARQRRSPERLAQLQALAASDSLERALPVLLNHSAGGLDPQRLERQFNRPRSTWSLADNVRLIDTRQGPVLFNVQRWAQLKFTLLEHLAQFHEREPDQMGPDRDRLRRFSGLALERSIFASLLDELLTAGSIQASGPWLHLPDHQVRLNAEDESLWLGLQPLFEQAGFDPPWVRDVATVLGQDDAVVRLLLRKLARLGLMHQIVRDLFLSDVQLRQMAEVLLKLARENPQIQVTTFRDALGLGRKRCIQYLEYFDRVGLTRRLGESRQIRPDNALADVDAQ from the coding sequence GTGATTGTCGGCACGGCGGGGCACATCGACCACGGCAAGACGTCGCTGCTGCAAGCCTTGACCGGGCAAACCGGCGACCGCCGCCCGCAGGAACGCGAGCGCGGCATGACCATCGACCTGGGTTATCTCTACGCCGAACTTGAACCCGGCACGGGGCTGACCGGGTTTATCGACGTCCCCGGCCACGAAAAATTCACCCATAACATGCTCGCCGGTGCGCAAGGCATTGATCTGGTGTTGCTGGTGGTGGCGGCGGATGACGGTGTGATGCCGCAAACCCGCGAACACTTGGCGATTGTTGAATTGCTCGGCATTTCGCGGGCCGTGGTGGCGATCACCAAATGCGATCGAGCCGAGGCGGGCAGGGTGGAAGAAGTACAACGTCAAGTGCTGGATCTACTCGCGCCGGGGCCGTTTGCCGAGGCGCCGATAATGACTGTGTCGAGCTTGAGCGGGCAGGGCATTGAAGCACTGCGCGAGCTGCTGGTGCAGACGCAAAGCGAGGTACATGAGCGTAGCCGTGAAGGGGGATTTCGCCTGGCCATCGACCGCGCGTTCAGCGTGGCGGGCGCGGGGATTGTGGTGACCGGCACGGCGTTGTCGGGCGCAGTTACGATCGGCGACAAACTGACCCTCGGGCCATCCGGGAAAACCGTGCGGGTGCGCGGCTTGCACGCGCAGAACCAAGCCGCCGAACAGGCCTTCGCCGGGCAACGGGTGGCGTTGAATCTGAGCGGTGAACGCCTTGAACTGGCGCAGATCCATCGCGGCCAATGGTTGCTGAGCGAGTGGTTGCACGCCCCGACACAACGGGTCGACATCGACTTTCACCTATTGCCCGGCGAACGCACCTTCGAACACTTTCACCCGGTGCATGTGCATCTCGGCACGCAGGATGTCATCGCCCGGGTGGCCTTGCTCGAAGGGCCCCGCTTGAGTCCCGGCGAGCGGATGTTCGCGCAATTGCTGATCAATGTGCCGGTGCAGGCGTTGAAGGGCGATCGGCTGATTCTGCGCGACCAGAGCGCGCAACGGACCTTGGGTGGCGGTCAGGTCCTCGACCCGTTTGCACCGGCACGACAACGGCGCAGCCCCGAACGTCTGGCGCAACTGCAAGCCCTGGCTGCCAGCGATAGCCTTGAACGAGCCTTGCCGGTGCTGCTCAATCACAGCGCTGGGGGCCTTGACCCGCAACGACTGGAGCGTCAATTCAATCGCCCGCGCTCAACCTGGTCGTTAGCCGACAACGTGCGCCTGATCGACACGCGCCAAGGCCCGGTGCTGTTCAATGTGCAGCGTTGGGCGCAGCTGAAGTTCACGCTGCTGGAGCACCTCGCGCAGTTCCATGAACGGGAACCTGACCAGATGGGCCCGGATCGCGATCGCTTGCGTCGCTTCAGCGGGCTGGCACTCGAACGTTCAATATTCGCGAGCTTGCTCGATGAATTGCTGACGGCCGGATCGATCCAGGCGAGCGGTCCGTGGCTGCACCTGCCGGATCATCAGGTGCGCCTGAATGCCGAGGACGAAAGCCTCTGGCTAGGGTTGCAGCCATTGTTCGAACAGGCCGGTTTCGATCCGCCGTGGGTGCGTGACGTGGCGACAGTGCTGGGGCAGGACGACGCGGTTGTGCGCTTGTTGCTGCGTAAACTGGCGCGCTTGGGTTTGATGCATCAAATAGTGCGCGACCTGTTTTTGAGCGACGTGCAACTGCGCCAAATGGCGGAAGTGTTGCTCAAACTGGCCAGGGAAAATCCGCAGATCCAGGTGACAACCTTCCGCGATGCGCTAGGCTTGGGACGCAAACGCTGTATTCAGTACCTCGAATATTTCGACCGCGTCGGCCTGACCCGACGCCTCGGCGAATCCCGCCAGATCCGCCCCGACAACGCGCTGGCCGACGTCGACGCCCAATGA
- a CDS encoding OprD family porin translates to MIDCVPSRLTLLALLCGLATTAHASGFFDDAKTEVLSRNFFLSNDYRSPSASGKNYKQEWAQGFIGTFSSGFTPGTVGFGIDAHAFAGLKLDGGKGHSGTGLLPVDSDGRSENDYSSAGGALKLKASRTTLAFGEMTVETPVFDTSDKRLQPEYATGFLLNSAEFDHVNLVAGHFTAFKNQDSSSGKGDFYGYGANTEAGGISFLGADLFSDSPIGGALYASDLSDTWHQYYGNLHLKQSGVLLDANLYHTRDSGRALAGAIDNTAFSLSGKYTFGPHAVMLGWQKINGNTPFDFVGGDSIYLANSIKYADFNGANERSWQARYDLDLGAFGIPGLKFMTRYVSGSHIDGTHAPKGGAYNPFDPDSGSYQPQQGDGGKHWERDIDLKYIVQSGAAKDLSVQVSHVSHRANEAQAGDDIDRIYVVIQYPLGF, encoded by the coding sequence ATGATCGACTGCGTCCCCTCGCGCCTCACTCTGCTCGCGCTGCTCTGCGGTCTCGCTACAACCGCCCACGCCAGCGGTTTTTTCGACGATGCCAAAACCGAAGTGCTCAGCCGCAATTTCTTCCTGAGCAACGATTACCGCTCGCCCTCAGCGTCCGGTAAAAACTACAAACAGGAATGGGCTCAAGGGTTTATCGGCACCTTCTCATCCGGTTTCACCCCCGGCACAGTCGGTTTCGGCATCGACGCCCACGCCTTCGCCGGGCTGAAACTGGATGGTGGCAAGGGCCATTCCGGCACCGGGTTGCTGCCGGTCGACAGCGATGGCCGCAGCGAAAACGACTACTCCAGCGCGGGCGGTGCGCTCAAGTTGAAAGCGTCGCGCACCACCCTCGCCTTCGGTGAAATGACCGTGGAAACCCCGGTGTTCGACACCTCCGACAAACGCCTGCAACCGGAATACGCCACCGGTTTCCTGCTCAACAGCGCCGAGTTCGACCACGTCAATCTGGTGGCCGGGCATTTCACCGCGTTCAAGAATCAGGACAGCTCATCAGGCAAGGGCGATTTCTACGGCTATGGCGCCAATACCGAGGCCGGCGGGATCAGTTTTCTCGGCGCCGATCTGTTCAGCGACAGCCCGATAGGCGGCGCGTTGTATGCCTCGGACCTGAGCGACACCTGGCATCAGTACTACGGCAACCTGCACCTCAAGCAGTCCGGCGTGTTGCTCGACGCCAACCTTTATCACACCCGCGACAGCGGCCGGGCACTTGCCGGCGCCATCGACAACACCGCGTTCAGCCTTTCCGGCAAATACACCTTCGGCCCGCACGCGGTGATGCTCGGCTGGCAAAAGATCAATGGCAACACACCGTTCGACTTCGTCGGCGGCGACTCGATCTACCTCGCCAACTCGATCAAATACGCCGATTTCAACGGCGCCAACGAACGCTCATGGCAGGCGCGCTATGACCTCGACCTGGGCGCCTTCGGCATCCCCGGCCTGAAGTTCATGACCCGCTACGTCAGCGGTAGCCACATCGACGGCACCCACGCGCCCAAGGGCGGCGCCTACAACCCGTTCGATCCTGACAGCGGCAGTTACCAGCCGCAGCAAGGTGACGGCGGCAAACACTGGGAGCGGGATATTGATTTGAAGTACATCGTTCAGTCGGGCGCGGCGAAGGATCTGTCGGTGCAGGTCTCACATGTATCGCACCGGGCCAATGAGGCGCAGGCCGGCGATGACATTGACCGGATCTATGTGGTGATCCAGTACCCACTTGGTTTCTAA
- a CDS encoding amidase, producing the protein MIEVTEVSIAQLRAALESGQTTSVELVQAYLARIDAYDGADTPTALNAVVVRNPEALNEARASDARRAKGEILGPLDGIPYTAKDSYLVKGLTAASGSPAFADLIAYRDAFTIERLRAAGAICLGKTNMPPMANGGMQRGVYGRAESPYNANYLTAPFASGSSNGAGTATAASFAAFGLAEETWSSGRGPASNNGLCAYTPSRGVISVRGNWPLTPTMDVVVPYARTMADLLEVLDIVVAEDPDTRGDLWRLQPWVPIPSVNEVRPAAYAELAVDAKALAGKRFAVPRMFINADPEAGTSEAPGIGGPTGQRINTRASVIDLWKQARQALEAAGAEVIETDFPLVSNCEGDRPGAPTVFTRGLVSKEFLHHELWDLTAWAFDDFLQANGDPKLNRLVDVDGPKIFPHDPGTLPNREGDLAAGMDEYVRMAERGITPWNEISTVPDGLRGLEQTRRIDLEDWMDTLGLDAVLFPTVADVGPADADVNPESADIAWSNGIWVANGNLAIRHLGVPTVTVPMGVMADIGMPVGLTFAGRAYDDSNLLRFAAAYESTGSKRQIPPRTPPLS; encoded by the coding sequence ATGATCGAAGTCACCGAAGTTTCCATTGCCCAACTGCGCGCCGCGCTGGAATCCGGTCAGACCACTTCGGTGGAGCTGGTACAAGCCTATCTGGCGCGCATTGATGCCTACGACGGCGCCGACACCCCGACAGCGCTGAATGCCGTGGTGGTGCGCAACCCGGAAGCGCTCAACGAAGCGCGAGCGTCCGATGCCCGTCGCGCCAAAGGTGAAATCCTTGGCCCACTCGACGGCATTCCCTACACCGCCAAAGACAGTTACCTGGTCAAGGGCCTGACCGCTGCGTCCGGCAGCCCGGCCTTCGCCGACCTGATCGCCTACCGCGATGCGTTCACCATCGAACGCCTGCGTGCCGCCGGGGCGATCTGCCTGGGCAAGACCAATATGCCGCCGATGGCCAATGGCGGCATGCAGCGCGGTGTCTACGGTCGCGCCGAAAGTCCTTACAACGCCAATTACCTGACCGCGCCATTTGCTTCAGGCTCGTCGAACGGTGCCGGCACTGCCACTGCCGCGAGTTTCGCCGCGTTCGGTCTGGCTGAAGAAACCTGGTCGAGCGGGCGCGGCCCGGCTTCGAACAACGGTTTGTGCGCCTACACCCCGTCACGCGGGGTGATCTCGGTGCGCGGCAACTGGCCGTTGACGCCGACTATGGACGTCGTCGTACCTTACGCGCGCACCATGGCCGACCTGCTCGAAGTCCTCGACATCGTTGTCGCTGAAGACCCGGACACCCGTGGCGACCTCTGGCGCCTGCAACCGTGGGTGCCGATCCCGAGCGTCAACGAAGTGCGCCCCGCCGCTTACGCCGAGCTCGCCGTCGATGCCAAGGCGCTGGCGGGCAAGCGTTTCGCCGTGCCGCGCATGTTCATCAATGCCGATCCTGAAGCCGGCACCAGCGAAGCCCCGGGCATCGGTGGCCCGACCGGCCAGCGCATCAACACCCGCGCCTCGGTGATCGACTTGTGGAAGCAGGCGCGTCAGGCCCTCGAAGCCGCTGGTGCCGAAGTCATCGAAACCGACTTCCCACTGGTCTCCAACTGCGAAGGTGACCGTCCCGGCGCACCGACGGTGTTCACCCGCGGGCTGGTCTCGAAAGAGTTCCTCCACCATGAGCTGTGGGACCTGACCGCGTGGGCGTTCGACGATTTCCTGCAAGCCAACGGTGACCCGAAACTCAATCGACTGGTCGACGTCGACGGGCCGAAGATCTTCCCGCACGATCCGGGCACCCTGCCCAACCGTGAAGGCGATCTGGCCGCCGGCATGGATGAATACGTGCGCATGGCCGAACGCGGCATCACGCCGTGGAACGAGATCTCCACCGTGCCTGATGGCCTGCGAGGTCTGGAACAAACCCGGCGGATCGACCTGGAAGACTGGATGGACACACTCGGCCTCGACGCCGTGCTGTTCCCGACCGTCGCCGACGTTGGGCCGGCAGACGCGGACGTCAACCCGGAATCGGCGGACATCGCCTGGAGCAACGGCATCTGGGTGGCCAACGGCAACCTCGCGATCCGCCACCTCGGCGTACCGACCGTCACCGTGCCGATGGGCGTGATGGCCGACATCGGCATGCCGGTGGGGCTGACCTTCGCTGGCCGGGCGTATGACGATTCGAACCTGCTGCGTTTCGCGGCGGCCTATGAATCGACCGGCAGCAAACGCCAGATCCCGCCGCGCACGCCGCCACTCTCGTAA
- a CDS encoding aspartate aminotransferase family protein has product MSAEFDPARSTRDYQAADAAHHIHAFVDQKALNEEGPRVMVSGDRLALWDNDGKRYLDGMSGLWCTNLGYGRKDLAAAATAQLEQLPYYNMFFHTTHPKVIELSELLFSLLPKHYSHAIYTNSGSEANEVLIRTVRKFWQVMGKPEKKIMIGRWNGYHGSTLAATALGGMKFMHEMGGTIPDVAHIDEPYWFAHEGDLSPEEFGLQAARQLEDKILELGADKVAAFVAEPFQGAGGMIIPPATYWPEIQRICRKYDVLLCADEVIGGFGRTGEWFAHQTFGFEPDTLSIAKGLTSGYIPMGGLILSRRMAEALVEKGGVFAHGLTYSGHPVAAAVAIANLKALRDEGVVAQVKSDTGPYLQNCLREVFGNHPLVGEIQGVGLVAALQFAEDKASRKRFANENDIAWRCRTIGFEEGLIIRSTLGRMIMAPALIATRTELDELIDKTRIALDRTAREYGVL; this is encoded by the coding sequence ATGTCCGCCGAATTCGATCCTGCCCGCAGCACCCGCGATTACCAGGCCGCCGACGCCGCTCACCACATTCACGCGTTCGTCGATCAGAAAGCCCTCAACGAAGAAGGTCCGCGGGTGATGGTCAGCGGTGATCGCCTGGCGTTGTGGGACAACGACGGCAAGCGTTATCTGGACGGCATGTCCGGCCTGTGGTGCACCAACCTCGGTTACGGGCGCAAGGATCTGGCCGCCGCCGCGACCGCGCAGCTGGAGCAACTGCCCTACTACAACATGTTCTTCCACACGACCCACCCGAAGGTGATCGAGCTGTCCGAGCTGTTGTTCAGCCTATTGCCGAAACACTACAGCCACGCGATCTACACCAACTCCGGCTCCGAGGCCAACGAGGTGCTGATCCGCACCGTGCGCAAGTTCTGGCAGGTGATGGGCAAGCCCGAGAAGAAAATCATGATCGGCCGCTGGAACGGCTATCACGGCTCGACCCTGGCCGCGACGGCGCTGGGCGGCATGAAGTTCATGCACGAAATGGGCGGCACCATCCCCGATGTTGCGCACATTGATGAGCCTTACTGGTTCGCCCATGAAGGCGACCTCAGCCCGGAGGAGTTCGGCCTGCAAGCGGCGCGGCAACTGGAAGACAAGATTCTCGAACTGGGTGCCGACAAGGTTGCCGCGTTCGTCGCCGAGCCGTTCCAGGGCGCGGGGGGCATGATCATTCCGCCGGCCACTTATTGGCCGGAAATTCAGCGCATCTGCCGTAAATACGATGTTTTGTTGTGTGCTGACGAAGTGATTGGTGGTTTTGGTCGCACGGGCGAATGGTTCGCCCATCAGACATTCGGTTTTGAACCCGACACGCTGTCGATCGCCAAAGGCCTGACCTCGGGTTACATCCCCATGGGCGGTTTGATTCTGTCGCGGCGCATGGCCGAGGCGCTGGTGGAAAAAGGTGGCGTGTTCGCTCACGGCCTGACCTATTCCGGGCACCCAGTGGCGGCCGCCGTGGCGATTGCCAACCTCAAGGCATTGCGTGATGAAGGCGTGGTCGCGCAGGTCAAATCCGACACCGGGCCTTATTTGCAGAACTGCCTGCGCGAGGTGTTCGGCAACCACCCGTTGGTGGGTGAGATTCAGGGTGTGGGCCTGGTCGCGGCGTTGCAATTCGCTGAAGACAAGGCCAGTCGCAAGCGCTTTGCCAATGAAAACGACATCGCCTGGCGCTGCCGCACGATTGGCTTTGAAGAGGGGTTGATCATTCGTTCGACACTGGGACGGATGATCATGGCCCCAGCGTTGATCGCCACGCGCACGGAGCTGGATGAGTTGATCGACAAGACGCGGATTGCGCTGGATCGTACGGCGCGTGAGTACGGCGTGCTGTGA
- a CDS encoding TetR/AcrR family transcriptional regulator translates to MSGLRERQKEQRREVIATAALELFKSNGFAATTLDQIAVQAGVSAPTVVNYFGGKQEILLALLKQPDEQAMREARANLDDDSDPLEALCEFEGLMTHYQLQAMPASLWRELAPFLFTGELARALDPWNAAVIEETKALLMHFQRVGKIRESIDINVAATLFNQYANVAFIRLATEATPDREAHARHMRSVLSLMCHGMLVN, encoded by the coding sequence ATGAGCGGACTCAGAGAGCGGCAAAAGGAACAGCGCAGGGAAGTCATCGCAACGGCGGCGCTGGAACTGTTCAAAAGCAATGGTTTCGCCGCCACCACCCTCGACCAGATCGCCGTGCAGGCCGGCGTGTCCGCGCCGACCGTGGTCAACTATTTCGGCGGTAAGCAGGAGATTCTGCTGGCGCTGCTCAAGCAACCGGACGAGCAGGCCATGCGCGAGGCGCGGGCCAATCTGGATGACGACAGTGATCCACTGGAGGCGCTGTGCGAGTTCGAGGGTCTGATGACTCACTACCAGCTGCAAGCGATGCCGGCTTCGCTATGGCGGGAACTGGCGCCGTTCCTGTTCACCGGCGAACTGGCCCGCGCGCTGGACCCATGGAACGCCGCGGTGATCGAAGAGACCAAGGCATTGCTGATGCATTTTCAGCGCGTCGGTAAAATCCGCGAATCCATCGACATAAATGTCGCGGCGACGCTGTTTAACCAGTATGCGAATGTGGCGTTTATTCGCCTGGCGACCGAGGCGACGCCGGACAGAGAGGCGCATGCGCGGCATATGCGCAGCGTTTTGAGTTTGATGTGTCACGGCATGTTGGTGAACTGA
- the proP gene encoding glycine betaine/L-proline transporter ProP: protein MTSSKPAVSPIRLKDITIVDDAKMRKAITAAALGNAMEWFDFGVYGFVAYVLGKVFFPGADPGIQMIAALATFSVPFLIRPLGGLFFGALGDKYGRQKVLAATIVIMSLSTFAIGLIPSYASIGIWAPILLLLAKMAQGFSVGGEYTGASIFVAEYAPDRKRGFLGSWLDFGSIAGFVLGAGVVVLISSTLGEAKFEEWGWRLPFFLALPLGMIGLYLRHALEETPAFQQHVEKLEQGDREGLAGGPKVSFKEVATKHWRSLMTCIGVVAVTNVTYYMLLTYMPSYLSHNLHYSENRGVLIIIAIMVGMLFVQPAIGFISDKIGRKPFIVVGSIGLFILAIPAFMLINSGKIGLIFAGLLMLAVLLNFFIGVMASTLPAMFPTHIRYSALASAFNVSVLIAGLTPTAVAWLVESTNNLYMPAYYLMVIAVIGLITGVTMKETANQPLRGAAPAASDLEEAKELLQEHHDNIEQKIEDIDAQIAELEDKRKLLVQQHPRINE from the coding sequence ATGACATCCAGCAAACCCGCGGTCAGTCCGATCAGACTGAAAGACATCACCATTGTCGACGACGCCAAGATGCGCAAGGCCATCACCGCCGCCGCGCTCGGCAATGCGATGGAATGGTTCGACTTTGGCGTCTATGGCTTTGTCGCCTACGTGCTCGGCAAAGTGTTCTTTCCGGGCGCCGATCCGGGCATTCAAATGATCGCCGCATTGGCGACCTTCTCCGTGCCGTTTCTCATTCGGCCACTGGGTGGCCTGTTTTTTGGCGCCCTGGGCGATAAGTACGGACGCCAGAAAGTCCTCGCGGCCACCATCGTGATCATGTCGCTCAGCACCTTTGCCATCGGCTTGATCCCGTCCTATGCCTCGATCGGCATCTGGGCGCCGATCCTGCTGTTACTGGCGAAAATGGCTCAGGGCTTCTCGGTCGGTGGCGAATACACCGGCGCCTCAATCTTCGTCGCCGAATATGCACCGGACCGCAAACGCGGGTTTCTCGGCAGTTGGCTGGACTTCGGCTCGATTGCCGGTTTCGTCCTCGGCGCCGGCGTGGTGGTGTTGATTTCCAGCACGCTCGGCGAAGCGAAGTTCGAGGAATGGGGCTGGCGTCTGCCGTTCTTCCTCGCGTTGCCGCTGGGCATGATCGGCCTCTATCTGCGTCACGCCCTGGAAGAAACCCCGGCCTTCCAGCAGCACGTCGAAAAGCTTGAGCAAGGTGACCGCGAAGGCCTCGCCGGCGGCCCGAAAGTCTCGTTCAAGGAAGTGGCGACCAAGCACTGGCGCAGCCTGATGACCTGCATCGGCGTAGTGGCAGTGACCAACGTCACCTACTACATGCTGTTGACGTACATGCCGAGCTACCTGTCGCACAACCTGCACTACAGCGAAAACCGTGGCGTGCTGATCATCATCGCGATCATGGTCGGCATGCTGTTCGTGCAGCCGGCGATTGGCTTCATCAGCGACAAGATCGGCCGCAAGCCTTTCATCGTCGTCGGCAGCATCGGTCTGTTCATCCTGGCAATTCCGGCGTTCATGCTGATCAATAGCGGCAAGATCGGCCTGATCTTCGCCGGCCTGCTGATGCTGGCCGTGTTGCTGAACTTCTTCATCGGCGTCATGGCCTCGACCCTGCCGGCGATGTTCCCCACGCATATTCGCTATAGCGCCCTGGCCAGTGCATTCAACGTCTCGGTGCTGATCGCCGGTCTGACCCCGACCGCTGTCGCCTGGCTGGTAGAAAGCACCAATAACCTGTACATGCCGGCGTATTACCTGATGGTCATTGCCGTGATCGGCCTGATCACTGGCGTCACCATGAAGGAAACCGCCAACCAGCCGTTGCGTGGCGCTGCGCCGGCGGCTTCCGATCTTGAGGAAGCCAAAGAGCTGCTGCAGGAGCATCACGATAATATCGAGCAGAAAATTGAAGATATCGACGCGCAAATTGCGGAGCTGGAGGACAAGCGCAAGTTGCTGGTGCAGCAGCATCCGCGTATCAACGAATGA
- a CDS encoding DUF3313 domain-containing protein, producing the protein MTLLCTASLSLSACSSKTVEPEKYSGFLHDYSVLREHQSPSGLPVLGWVSPALARGRYTQAYLAPSQFYPSAEPTERIPLSTLAGVTDYYDAALRLELGKVLKLVPHPGPDTLTVRPAITRVAASTQGLRFYEWLPVTLIAAGVSSATGIRDQDSEIATEVSFEDGSTGEVVAEVVRKGTGVALENDRQVLTADDVKGVLDGWANDLGKSYAAIRK; encoded by the coding sequence ATGACGCTGCTGTGTACCGCGTCCCTGAGCCTGTCGGCCTGCAGCAGCAAAACCGTCGAGCCTGAAAAATACAGCGGCTTTCTCCACGATTACAGCGTATTGCGCGAGCACCAGTCGCCATCGGGCCTGCCGGTTCTGGGTTGGGTCAGCCCGGCCCTGGCCCGTGGCCGTTATACGCAGGCCTATCTGGCGCCGAGTCAGTTTTACCCGAGCGCCGAGCCGACTGAACGCATCCCGCTGAGCACGCTCGCCGGCGTAACCGATTACTACGACGCGGCCCTGCGGCTCGAACTGGGCAAGGTACTGAAACTGGTTCCGCACCCCGGCCCGGACACGCTGACGGTCAGACCGGCGATCACCCGTGTGGCCGCCAGCACCCAGGGTTTGCGGTTTTATGAGTGGCTGCCGGTCACCTTGATCGCCGCCGGTGTGAGCAGCGCCACCGGCATCCGCGATCAGGACAGCGAAATCGCCACCGAAGTGTCGTTCGAGGACGGTTCGACCGGTGAAGTGGTCGCCGAAGTCGTACGCAAGGGCACTGGCGTGGCGCTGGAAAACGACCGGCAGGTGCTGACCGCCGATGACGTCAAAGGCGTGCTCGACGGTTGGGCCAATGACCTGGGCAAATCGTACGCGGCGATTCGCAAATAG
- a CDS encoding response regulator, translated as MSRLLIVDDDVEILALLKKFFVQHAYEVDVAADGVAMWAAIALQRPDTIILDLMLPGEGGLSLCQKIRAQMGIPIIMLTAMAELSDRIVGLELGADDYLTKPFAPQELLARVRALQRRAGEQRTALEPSRPVIAFAGWHLDITCRELRSPENVMIPLSGGEFDLLVVFLDHPQRILTREQLIDLSRGQGHDAFDRSIDVQVSRLRRKIEPDSKRPDLIRTVRNGGYMFTAKVTRS; from the coding sequence GTGAGCAGACTGCTGATCGTCGACGATGACGTGGAAATTCTCGCCTTGTTGAAGAAGTTCTTCGTCCAGCACGCCTACGAAGTCGATGTCGCCGCTGACGGCGTTGCGATGTGGGCGGCGATTGCGCTGCAGCGGCCGGACACGATCATCCTCGACCTGATGCTGCCCGGCGAAGGTGGTTTGAGTCTGTGTCAGAAAATACGCGCGCAGATGGGCATTCCGATCATCATGCTCACGGCGATGGCCGAGTTGAGCGACCGCATTGTCGGGCTGGAACTCGGCGCCGACGATTACCTGACCAAGCCCTTTGCCCCGCAAGAACTGCTGGCCCGCGTGCGCGCCTTGCAGCGTCGGGCCGGAGAACAGCGGACGGCGCTGGAACCTTCACGCCCGGTTATCGCCTTCGCCGGTTGGCATCTGGACATCACTTGCCGCGAGCTGCGCTCGCCGGAAAACGTGATGATTCCGCTGTCCGGTGGCGAGTTCGATCTGCTGGTGGTGTTTCTCGATCATCCGCAGCGCATCCTCACCCGAGAGCAACTGATCGACCTGTCCCGTGGCCAAGGCCATGACGCGTTCGATCGCAGCATCGACGTGCAGGTCAGCCGTTTGCGGCGCAAGATCGAGCCGGACAGCAAACGCCCGGACCTGATCCGCACGGTGCGCAACGGCGGTTATATGTTCACCGCCAAGGTCACGCGCTCATGA